One Roseomonas sp. OT10 DNA segment encodes these proteins:
- a CDS encoding DNA cytosine methyltransferase, translating into MDSRARTIDLFCGAGGLTAGLEKEGLVVAAGVDMDPACRFPYEENNRARFHERDVGDLDGDDLREWWGDAEVRILVGCAPCQPFSRYTQGRSASTDERWRLLEKFAELIEETKPDIVSMENVEALLKHEVHADFVATLRSHGYHIDENVVQCSDYGVPQMRRRLVLLAAQDQEIHLLTPLEFGQTPTTVREEIGDLPRLAAGETDPGDRLHKASALSKLNLRRIRASVPGGTWRDWHANLRAPCHRRAEGQGYGSVYGRMEWDRIAPTMTTQAYAFGSGRFGHPEQDRGLSLREAAILQTFPRKYAFLDDDEPVIMKTIGRLIGNAVPVRLGQVIGRSILRTLDMVPA; encoded by the coding sequence ATGGATTCGCGGGCCAGGACCATAGACCTCTTCTGCGGTGCCGGCGGTCTGACCGCCGGTCTGGAGAAGGAGGGTCTCGTCGTCGCCGCCGGCGTCGACATGGATCCGGCGTGCCGCTTCCCCTACGAGGAGAACAACCGGGCGCGCTTCCACGAGCGCGACGTCGGCGACCTCGACGGGGACGACCTCCGGGAGTGGTGGGGCGACGCCGAGGTCCGGATCCTCGTGGGCTGCGCGCCGTGCCAACCGTTCTCCCGCTACACCCAGGGGCGGTCGGCGAGCACTGACGAGCGGTGGCGGCTGCTCGAGAAGTTCGCGGAGCTGATCGAGGAGACGAAGCCCGACATCGTCTCCATGGAGAACGTGGAGGCCCTCCTCAAGCACGAGGTCCACGCCGACTTCGTCGCGACGCTACGGTCGCACGGCTACCACATCGACGAGAACGTGGTGCAGTGCTCCGACTACGGGGTCCCTCAGATGCGCCGCCGACTAGTCCTCCTCGCCGCGCAGGATCAAGAGATCCATCTCCTGACGCCGCTGGAATTCGGCCAGACTCCGACGACCGTCCGGGAGGAGATCGGCGACCTGCCCCGGCTCGCCGCGGGCGAAACGGATCCCGGCGACCGGCTGCACAAGGCGAGCGCCCTCTCGAAGCTCAATCTCAGGAGGATCCGTGCCTCCGTGCCGGGGGGGACTTGGCGGGACTGGCACGCGAACCTCAGGGCCCCGTGCCATCGGCGTGCGGAAGGACAGGGCTACGGTAGCGTCTACGGCCGAATGGAGTGGGATCGCATCGCGCCGACCATGACAACCCAGGCGTACGCCTTCGGAAGCGGGCGGTTCGGTCATCCCGAGCAGGACCGGGGCCTCTCGCTCCGGGAGGCAGCGATCCTGCAGACCTTCCCCCGGAAGTATGCCTTCCTGGACGACGACGAGCCGGTGATCATGAAGACGATAGGTCGGCTGATCGGGAATGCGGTTCCCGTACGATTGGGGCAGGTGATCGGCCGGAGTATCCTTCGCACGCTCGACATGGTGCCCGCCTGA
- a CDS encoding helicase-related protein — translation MGRVLVPCTIVGGQAPFGMDTLEEALRSATGLDVHRAEVRVEVGVGRDGSPELVVEFVNRSPEQHTGVDTRLYECTLELSGLATRPFSLESLPDSFRYDRSVPAYGQNCGVEELQGGGLRTVDAPTSLRRRPHFWNPAFEAPDLRFATLAADPIPALERLATAHRSWGDGVWSDEVLDGRAATEWWSAAMREEAQRGAEGFRTEIARIQAGLDLLRGDDRLLRCFRLMNRAIAISASGKYDAWRPFQVGFLLANLRAVAEPTAESGTADIVWFATGGGKTETYLGLLVTAAFLDRLRGKDSGVTAWSRFPLRLLSLQQTQRFANALAGAEIVRREEGIGGDPFSLGFFVGDGSTPNRLDPDAETTAQWYPYSQAKLEKAKVVEQCPFCREEQVSIGLDETLWRLEHRCGNPGCAWTDGPLPIFVVDNEIYRFLPTVVVGTLDKAASIAFQASMRGLVGPPLGRCPRAGHGWTYSPRSKTPKGCLVPGCNATPTALTCDPALFGPSYRLQDELHLLRDSLGAVDAHYEGLYDDLQQELCGARPKILASSATLAGYRRQVDVLYRREARVFPEPGPSPRDNFWATPSDQHMRRFVALAPRGVTIEFATDRLLSILQGIARRLQADPIGVCAEAGVDSAWAASILSNYGTNVVYGNTLRDLDAVERSAETQIRVDGPPPTVVSLTGRTGFDEVRKVLNRLERPEGEFLDRVHVVSASSMMSHGVDVDRLNVMVMLGLPLGTAEFIQATARVGRRWPGVVFVVHKIGRERDAAVFRNFEKFVEHGDRFVETIPITRRSRRVLERTIPGLELARVLALHETRYGSALTTIAKLRAYLLGHPRWLERDREEIKASVAADASLDVELRDYLDDWFRRFERNIRTPPVGKRFTSEASPTRAPMLSLRDVEEQVPIYGDLR, via the coding sequence ATGGGCAGGGTCCTCGTCCCGTGCACGATCGTCGGAGGTCAGGCCCCGTTCGGCATGGATACGCTGGAGGAGGCGCTCCGGTCCGCTACCGGCCTCGACGTCCACCGTGCCGAGGTCCGGGTCGAGGTCGGGGTCGGGCGGGACGGCTCGCCGGAGCTCGTCGTCGAATTCGTCAATCGCTCCCCCGAACAGCATACCGGCGTCGATACCCGGCTCTACGAGTGCACGCTGGAGCTGAGCGGGCTGGCGACGAGGCCTTTCTCCCTCGAGTCCCTCCCAGACTCGTTCCGCTACGACAGATCGGTGCCGGCCTACGGCCAGAACTGCGGGGTTGAGGAGTTGCAGGGCGGCGGCCTGCGGACAGTCGACGCCCCGACCAGCCTCCGTCGTCGCCCGCACTTCTGGAACCCGGCGTTCGAAGCGCCGGATCTCCGGTTCGCGACCCTCGCGGCCGACCCCATCCCTGCGCTCGAGAGGCTGGCGACCGCACACCGCTCCTGGGGCGATGGGGTGTGGTCGGACGAGGTCCTGGACGGGCGTGCCGCGACCGAGTGGTGGTCGGCCGCCATGCGGGAGGAAGCGCAGCGCGGCGCGGAAGGCTTCCGGACGGAGATCGCGCGGATCCAAGCTGGCCTCGACCTGCTGAGGGGGGACGACCGGCTGCTCCGGTGCTTCCGCCTCATGAACCGGGCGATCGCCATTTCGGCGAGCGGGAAATACGACGCCTGGCGTCCGTTCCAGGTCGGCTTCCTCCTCGCGAACCTACGGGCCGTCGCCGAACCGACGGCGGAGAGCGGGACGGCCGACATCGTCTGGTTCGCGACGGGTGGCGGGAAGACGGAGACCTACCTCGGGCTGCTCGTGACCGCGGCGTTCCTCGACCGTCTCCGCGGGAAGGATAGCGGCGTGACCGCGTGGAGCCGGTTCCCGCTCCGCCTCCTCTCCCTGCAGCAGACCCAGCGCTTCGCGAATGCCCTCGCCGGCGCGGAGATCGTCCGCCGAGAGGAGGGGATCGGCGGCGATCCCTTCTCCCTCGGCTTCTTCGTCGGCGACGGATCCACTCCGAACAGGCTGGACCCCGACGCCGAGACGACGGCCCAGTGGTACCCCTACAGCCAGGCGAAGCTCGAAAAGGCGAAGGTCGTCGAGCAGTGCCCCTTCTGTCGGGAGGAGCAGGTCTCCATCGGCCTGGACGAGACCCTCTGGCGGCTGGAGCACCGGTGCGGGAATCCGGGATGCGCCTGGACCGACGGCCCCCTCCCGATCTTCGTGGTGGACAACGAGATCTACCGGTTCCTTCCCACGGTCGTCGTCGGAACGCTCGACAAGGCGGCCAGCATCGCCTTCCAGGCGTCCATGCGGGGCCTGGTCGGCCCGCCGCTCGGACGGTGCCCCAGGGCGGGGCACGGGTGGACATACTCGCCGCGGAGCAAGACGCCCAAGGGCTGCCTCGTCCCTGGCTGCAATGCGACCCCCACCGCCTTGACCTGTGACCCCGCCCTGTTCGGACCCTCCTACCGCCTACAGGACGAGCTGCACCTCCTCCGGGACAGTCTCGGCGCGGTGGATGCCCACTACGAGGGGCTCTACGACGACCTCCAGCAGGAACTCTGCGGGGCGCGGCCGAAGATTCTCGCCTCCTCTGCGACCCTCGCCGGATACCGCCGGCAGGTGGACGTCCTCTACCGTCGCGAGGCCCGGGTCTTCCCCGAGCCGGGACCGTCGCCGCGCGACAATTTCTGGGCGACGCCGTCCGACCAGCACATGCGGCGCTTCGTAGCGCTCGCGCCGCGCGGCGTGACGATCGAATTCGCGACCGACCGTCTGCTCTCCATCCTGCAGGGCATCGCCCGCCGGCTCCAGGCCGACCCCATTGGCGTCTGCGCCGAGGCAGGGGTCGATTCGGCGTGGGCCGCTTCGATCCTCAGCAATTACGGGACGAACGTCGTCTACGGTAACACGCTCCGCGACCTCGACGCCGTCGAGCGCTCCGCGGAGACCCAGATCCGGGTGGACGGACCGCCTCCGACCGTCGTCTCCCTCACGGGCCGAACGGGCTTCGACGAGGTCCGGAAGGTACTCAACCGCCTGGAGCGGCCCGAGGGGGAGTTCCTCGACCGGGTCCACGTCGTGTCCGCCTCCTCCATGATGTCACACGGCGTGGACGTGGACCGGCTGAACGTCATGGTGATGCTCGGCCTACCGCTCGGCACCGCCGAGTTCATCCAGGCGACCGCGCGCGTCGGACGGCGCTGGCCCGGCGTCGTGTTCGTCGTCCACAAGATCGGGCGGGAACGGGACGCTGCGGTGTTCCGCAATTTCGAGAAGTTCGTGGAGCACGGCGACCGGTTCGTCGAGACCATCCCGATCACGCGCCGGAGCCGCCGGGTGCTCGAGAGGACGATCCCTGGGCTCGAACTCGCCCGCGTCCTCGCCCTGCACGAGACCCGGTATGGCAGCGCGCTGACGACCATCGCCAAGCTTCGGGCCTACCTGCTGGGTCATCCACGCTGGCTCGAGAGGGATCGCGAGGAAATCAAGGCGAGCGTCGCGGCCGACGCTAGCCTCGACGTGGAACTGCGGGACTACCTCGACGACTGGTTCCGGCGGTTCGAGCGGAACATCCGGACGCCGCCGGTGGGGAAGCGGTTCACGTCCGAGGCGTCCCCGACCCGTGCGCCGATGCTCTCCCTCAGAGACGTCGAGGAACAGGTGCCGATCTACGGAGATCTGCGATGA
- a CDS encoding sigma-70 family RNA polymerase sigma factor: MDEEQRELVEGVVRTLRADYSRAESPIQHSRVELLIERRGLNPEACAALFRALSEAGIPLQDDEAEVGTAPQVASRAGRGVFDRLMAHRLLCRKEEGELCRRYLQGRRMEVAIAEGTVASDHATRQVVALGKEAFETLVECNMRLVYSVARRHLRYSSLTLEDLVQEGVPGLIRAVELFDHTRELKLSTYATWWIRQAITRAIVDRGTTIRFPVHVAEDMLKLRRAEDRFGVEHGRSPTLEEMAIELEWSQRRVQRVRKAIRTGVVSLEAALDDEGEGGGLISIIPCEDPSPEQVAIDRALTKNVASALRVLPPRTEAILKRRFGVDTGRPETLEEIGRSYNVTRERIRQIEAKGLRRLKHPRISRPLKSFVE, from the coding sequence GTGGACGAGGAGCAGCGCGAACTCGTCGAGGGGGTCGTGCGGACACTGCGGGCCGACTATTCGCGAGCGGAGAGCCCGATCCAGCACTCACGGGTGGAACTCCTTATTGAGCGGCGGGGCCTGAATCCCGAAGCCTGCGCCGCCCTCTTCCGCGCTCTTTCGGAGGCCGGGATCCCGCTTCAGGACGACGAGGCGGAGGTAGGTACGGCTCCGCAGGTCGCCAGTCGTGCCGGACGTGGGGTCTTCGACCGGCTGATGGCCCATCGCCTCCTGTGCCGGAAGGAGGAGGGCGAGCTCTGCCGGCGCTACCTCCAGGGGCGGCGCATGGAGGTAGCGATCGCCGAAGGCACCGTCGCCTCCGACCACGCCACGCGGCAGGTGGTCGCGCTCGGGAAGGAGGCGTTCGAGACCCTCGTCGAGTGCAACATGCGCCTGGTGTACTCGGTGGCCCGCCGCCATCTTCGCTACTCCAGCCTCACGCTCGAGGACCTCGTCCAGGAAGGGGTTCCCGGGCTCATCCGTGCCGTCGAGCTCTTCGACCACACGCGGGAACTCAAGCTCTCCACTTACGCGACCTGGTGGATCCGCCAGGCGATCACCCGCGCGATCGTGGACCGCGGCACGACGATCAGGTTCCCCGTGCACGTCGCCGAGGACATGCTGAAGCTCCGCCGCGCCGAGGATCGCTTCGGCGTGGAGCATGGCCGCTCGCCGACCCTGGAGGAGATGGCCATCGAACTTGAGTGGTCCCAGCGCCGGGTCCAGCGGGTCAGGAAGGCCATCCGGACGGGAGTGGTGTCCCTCGAAGCGGCGCTGGACGACGAAGGCGAGGGTGGAGGACTGATCTCGATCATACCCTGCGAGGACCCGTCGCCGGAGCAGGTCGCCATCGACCGGGCTCTCACGAAGAACGTCGCATCCGCCCTCCGCGTGCTGCCGCCCCGGACGGAGGCCATCCTCAAGCGACGTTTCGGAGTGGACACCGGCCGCCCCGAGACGCTGGAGGAGATTGGGCGGAGCTACAATGTCACCCGCGAGCGGATCCGGCAGATCGAGGCGAAGGGGCTGAGGCGCTTGAAGCATCCCCGTATCAGCCGCCCGTTGAAGTCCTTCGTCGAGTAG
- the vsr gene encoding DNA mismatch endonuclease Vsr produces MRATKGKDNRGELALRSALHRLGLRFRLQRRLLPGSTRTADVVFPAARVAVFLDGCFWHGCPVHGTWPKRNGDWWRAKIEANRRRDRDTDERLTALGWRVVRVWEHEVPAEAAERVSGLVRGEPAPG; encoded by the coding sequence ATGAGGGCGACGAAGGGCAAGGATAACCGAGGCGAACTGGCCCTGCGGTCGGCGCTCCACCGGCTCGGGCTACGCTTCCGTCTCCAGCGTCGTCTCCTGCCTGGCTCCACCCGTACGGCGGACGTCGTCTTCCCCGCCGCCCGGGTCGCGGTCTTCCTGGACGGCTGTTTCTGGCACGGCTGTCCCGTCCACGGGACCTGGCCGAAGCGAAACGGCGACTGGTGGCGCGCGAAGATCGAAGCGAACCGGCGCAGGGACCGCGACACGGACGAGCGACTGACCGCGCTCGGGTGGCGGGTGGTCAGGGTCTGGGAACATGAGGTCCCAGCCGAGGCGGCGGAGAGGGTTTCCGGTCTCGTGAGGGGAGAGCCCGCCCCTGGGTGA
- a CDS encoding HNH endonuclease, producing MTKAVFDVRPGSGYDDEVVRRYHFPRQYLAAALAAVGDWVVYREPRRGGGRAGYVAVARVRSVEPDPARVGHSYAHMSDYLPFDRPVPLDGPVGAYEAILRGVAGADRGRTLQGRSVRALVEKDFVAIVHAGLAETLDPANAVRLGLAGAEVDDETAYLVQLPELEHERRIEALLVNRRIRNAAFRRSVLDAYEDRCAVTGLRMVNGGGRAEAQAAHILPVADGGPDVVQNGIALSATAHWLFDRHLISLTDDLALLVSHNKVPAALRSLFARQMQLVHLPSDRRLWPRPEFVARHRAIFASG from the coding sequence ATGACGAAGGCTGTCTTCGACGTTCGGCCGGGTTCCGGCTACGACGACGAGGTCGTCCGCCGATATCACTTCCCCCGGCAATATCTAGCGGCCGCGCTCGCGGCGGTCGGTGACTGGGTCGTCTACCGGGAACCCCGCAGGGGTGGCGGCAGGGCGGGTTACGTTGCGGTCGCGCGGGTCCGCAGCGTCGAGCCGGATCCCGCCCGGGTCGGTCACTCCTACGCCCACATGTCGGACTACCTCCCATTCGACCGTCCGGTCCCCCTTGATGGGCCGGTCGGAGCCTACGAGGCGATCTTGCGCGGAGTGGCCGGTGCGGACCGCGGGAGGACGCTCCAGGGCCGATCGGTGCGGGCCCTGGTGGAGAAGGACTTCGTCGCGATCGTCCATGCCGGCCTGGCCGAGACGTTGGACCCCGCCAACGCCGTCCGGCTTGGGTTGGCTGGGGCGGAGGTGGACGACGAGACCGCCTACCTCGTCCAGCTCCCCGAGCTGGAGCACGAACGCCGGATCGAAGCGCTCCTCGTGAACCGCAGGATCCGGAACGCTGCCTTCCGCCGGAGCGTGCTCGACGCCTACGAGGACCGCTGCGCGGTGACGGGGCTCCGGATGGTCAACGGCGGCGGCCGGGCGGAGGCGCAGGCGGCGCACATCCTGCCCGTCGCGGACGGCGGCCCCGACGTGGTGCAGAACGGCATCGCGCTGTCGGCGACGGCCCACTGGCTGTTCGACCGGCACCTGATCTCCCTGACAGACGATCTCGCTCTCCTCGTCTCGCACAACAAGGTGCCCGCCGCGCTGAGATCGCTGTTCGCTCGGCAGATGCAGTTGGTCCACCTGCCTTCGGATCGAAGGCTGTGGCCTCGACCGGAGTTCGTGGCGA